Proteins from one Enoplosus armatus isolate fEnoArm2 chromosome 4, fEnoArm2.hap1, whole genome shotgun sequence genomic window:
- the rilpl2 gene encoding RILP-like protein 2, with protein MEFSEESSPALAFDKDAFELTVEDVYDISYVIGRDLLKISSTGEEVSDLQFRIVRVLEMFETLVNKYNLSLEELKMERDNLKSELDRIIKESSSGQGTQTAGPNQLVVDLTDPNRPRFTMQELKEVLQERNQLKAQLMVAQEELQLYKTGILPQAEPAMVDVDLETPAATEDSPATIKDAKEEKTTIGKLFSFRRK; from the exons ATGGAGTTTAGTGAAGAGTCGTCGCCCGCTCTGGCGTTCGATAAGGACGCGTTCGAGCTCACGGTTGAAGATGTGTATGACATTTCGTATGTAATCGGACGagatttgttgaaaataagCAGCACGGGCGAAGAAGTTTCGGATTTACAATTCAGAATAGTCCGTGTTTTGGAAATGTTCGAGACTTTGGTCAACAAGTACAATTTGTCTCTGGAGGAGCTGAAAATGGAGCGGGACAACTTGAAGAGTGAACTGGACCGGATCATCAAGGAGAGCTCCTCTGGGCAGGGCACG CAAACGGCGGGACCAAACCAGCTGGTGGTGGACCTGACAGACCCCAATAGACCGCGCTTCACCAtgcaggagctgaaggaggTCCTGCAGGAGAGGAACCAGCTGAAGGCTCAGCTCATGGTGGCTCAGGAGGAGCTTCAGCTGTACAAGAC TGGGATTCTGCCACAGGCTGAACCAGCCATGGTGGATGTGGATCTGGAGACACCAGCAGCTACAGAGGACAGTCCAGCCACAATAAAAGATGcaaaagaggagaagacaaCCATAGGCAAACT GTTTTCATTCAGGcgaaaataa
- the kmt5ab gene encoding lysine methyltransferase 5Ab: MAKGKKNALRTDKKPEDTVEHKVTSLKETKENKPATTKDCEGTVASIYQSLRSPKKPRSPLSDSSSMLIQEGNEPDATNPDMSKLKKDIPNEIKSENCESKEQKPEMACHSHVMREQATDQLEQKESTTHTNARPAADKVSASKTRIRTGRKLGAKKTENKAPQNRKVTDYFPIRRSNRKTKAELKSEEHRHIDDLIKNGIEEGMQVKDIEGKGRGIFAVKGFEKGEFVVEYHGDLLELAEAKIREAKYAQDPQTGCYMYYFQYQSKTYCVDATMETSRLGRLINHSKTGNCQTRLHAIDGTPHLILVASRDIKAEEELLYDYGDRSKASVLAHPWLKY; encoded by the exons ATGGCAAAAG ggaagaaaaatgCGCTGAGAACCGACAAAAAGCCTGAGGACACTGTTGAACATAAAGTCACCTcactgaaagagacaaaggaaaacaaaccagCAACTACCAAG GATTGTGAAGGTACAGTGGCATCAATTTACCAGAGTTTACGGAGTCCAAAGAAACCTAGATCCCCTCTGAGCGACAGTTCAAGCATGCTGATCCAGGAAGGAAATGAACCTGATGCAACGAATCCTGACATGTCAAAGCTGAAAAAAG ACATAcctaatgaaataaaatcagagaATTGTGAGTCCAAAGAGCAGAAGCCTGAAATGGcttgtcacagtcatgtgatgaGAGAACAAGCCACTGACCAGCTTGAGCAAAAAGAGTCCACAACGCACACAAATGCCAGGCCTGCAGCAGACAAAGTTTCAGCGTCCAAAACTCGGATTAGAACTGGTCGCAAACTCGGAGCAAAAAA GACGGAGAATAAAGCTCCCCAAAACAGAAAGGTCACAGACTACTTTCCCATTAGACGGAGTAACAGAAAAACTAAGGCAGAGTTAAAG AGTGAAGAACACAGACACATCGATGACCTGATAAAGAATGGCATTGAAGAAGGAATGCAG GTCAAAGACAtagaaggaaaaggaagagggatATTTGCTGTCAAGGGCTTCGAGAAGGGAGAGTTTGTCGTGGAGTACCATGGAGACCTACTGGAACTAGCTGAGGCTAAAATAAGAGAGGCCAAGTACGCTCAGGATCCCCAAACAGGCTGTTACATGTACTACTTCCAGTATCAATCGAAAACGTACTG TGTGGACGCTACAATGGAAACAAGCCGTCTTGGAAGACTGATCAACCACAGTAAAACTGGAAACTGCCAGACTAGACTTCACGCCATCGATGGAACCCCTCATCTGATCTTGGTGGCTTCCAGAGACATCaaagcagaggaagagctgcTGTACGACTACGGTGATCGGAGTAAAGCATCGGTTTTGGCTCACCCTTGGCTCAAATACTGA
- the LOC139283601 gene encoding RILP-like protein 1 isoform X1, which produces METCVMTALDRPAAELTVVDVYDIAAVLGQEFERIIDRFGCESLVGVVPKVVRVLELLEALVSRGAAVQEAEGLRRELERLRQERSDRYNQERKHQKELELVDDVWRGEVQDLLSQITQLQAENKRLLVSLSLKESPVTEEDLQKQEGTSEKERQVMKKLKDLVDKQKDEIRAKDHELTLKNEDVEALQMQQHRLIRINQDLRHRIGVMEAQGKALIQQRAELEAAAQAQQQELGVLQLEVTRLRKELRGWELEREVTDIEETSLTRSGMSLPTSPQMMSSTAAPSNSIKPDSVWVECGGDPDFLANCFEHDKSPSLLPRSSNRENNEEEGDKDEDTTALFLKVSTDTEPEEETDSLEEESDKPRFTLQELRDVLQERNELKAQVFVLQEELAYYRSEEFEDDVSSIVCTPSPPPYSSCTDQPESGIRRLIFTAIMPMVAAGLIADDPTLLPIRRLVSFV; this is translated from the exons ATGGAAACCTGCGTTATGACAGCGCTGGACAGACCCGCGGCGGAGCTGACCGTTGTGGATGTGTACGACATAGCGGCGGTGCTCGGACAGGAGTTTGAGCGGATCATAGACAGGTTTGGGTGCGAGTCTCTGGTCGGGGTGGTTCCGAAAGTGGTGCGTgtcctggagctgctggaagCGCTGGTGAGCCGTGGAGCCGCCGTACAGGAGGCCGAGGGGCTGCGGAGGGAGCTGGAAAGGCTGCGGCAGGAGCGGAGCGACAGATACAATCAGGAGAGGAAGCACCagaag GAGTTGGAGCTGGTGGATGATGTGTGGAGAGGAGAAGTCCAGGACCTGCTCTCTCAAATCACTCAGCTTCAGGCAGAGAACAAGAGGCTCTTAGtgagtctctctctcaaagAGTCCCCCGTCACAGAGGAAGACCTGCAGAAGCAGGAAG GAACGtcagagaaggagaggcaggTGATGAAGAAGCTGAAAGACTTGGTGGATAAGCAGAAGGATGAAATCCGGGCTAAAGACCACGAGCTGACACTAAAAAACGAGGACGTTGAGGCG CTCCAGATGCAGCAGCATCGGCTGATAAGAATCAACCAGGACCTTCGTCACAGGATAGGAGTGATGGAGGCTCAGGGCAAGGCACTGATCCAGCAGAGGGCTGAGCTGGAAGCTGCAGCCCaggcacagcagcaggagctgggGGTTCTGCAGCTGGAGGTCACAAGGCTGAGAAAGGAGCTCCGGGGGTGGGAACTGGAGAGAGAGGTCACTGACATAGAAGAAACCTCTCTTACCAGATCTGGGATGTCATTACCTACATCACCACAGATGATG tcttcaacagcagcaccatCTAACTCCATCAAACCAGATTCAGTGTGGGTGGAGTGTGGAGGCGACCCTGACTTCCTAGCGAACTGCTTTGAGCATGACAAGAGCCCTTCCCTTCTCCCAAGGTCATCgaacagagaaaataatgaagaaGAGGGTGACAAAGATGAGGACACGACAGCATTGTTTCTG AAGGTGTCAACTGATacagagccagaggaggagacagacagccTGGAGGAGGAGTCAGACAAACCTCGCTTCACCCTGCAGGAGCTGCGGGACGTCCTGCAGGAGAGGAATGAACTCAAGGCCCAAGTGTTCGTGCTACAGGAAGAGCTTGCATATTACCGAAg TGAGGAGTTTGAAGATGACGTCAGCTCCATTGTTTGtactccatctcctccaccgTACTCCAGTTGCACCGATCAGCCCGAATCAGGAATTAGACGGTT GATCTTCACTGCCATAATGCCGATGGTGGCAGCCGGTTTGATTGCAGACGACCCCACGTTGTTGCCAATCAGAAGACTTGTTTCCTTTGTATGA
- the LOC139283601 gene encoding RILP-like protein 1 isoform X2, producing the protein METCVMTALDRPAAELTVVDVYDIAAVLGQEFERIIDRFGCESLVGVVPKVVRVLELLEALVSRGAAVQEAEGLRRELERLRQERSDRYNQERKHQKELELVDDVWRGEVQDLLSQITQLQAENKRLLVSLSLKESPVTEEDLQKQEGTSEKERQVMKKLKDLVDKQKDEIRAKDHELTLKNEDVEALQMQQHRLIRINQDLRHRIGVMEAQGKALIQQRAELEAAAQAQQQELGVLQLEVTRLRKELRGWELEREVTDIEETSLTRSGMSLPTSPQMMSSTAAPSNSIKPDSVWVECGGDPDFLANCFEHDKSPSLLPRSSNRENNEEEGDKDEDTTALFLVSTDTEPEEETDSLEEESDKPRFTLQELRDVLQERNELKAQVFVLQEELAYYRSEEFEDDVSSIVCTPSPPPYSSCTDQPESGIRRLIFTAIMPMVAAGLIADDPTLLPIRRLVSFV; encoded by the exons ATGGAAACCTGCGTTATGACAGCGCTGGACAGACCCGCGGCGGAGCTGACCGTTGTGGATGTGTACGACATAGCGGCGGTGCTCGGACAGGAGTTTGAGCGGATCATAGACAGGTTTGGGTGCGAGTCTCTGGTCGGGGTGGTTCCGAAAGTGGTGCGTgtcctggagctgctggaagCGCTGGTGAGCCGTGGAGCCGCCGTACAGGAGGCCGAGGGGCTGCGGAGGGAGCTGGAAAGGCTGCGGCAGGAGCGGAGCGACAGATACAATCAGGAGAGGAAGCACCagaag GAGTTGGAGCTGGTGGATGATGTGTGGAGAGGAGAAGTCCAGGACCTGCTCTCTCAAATCACTCAGCTTCAGGCAGAGAACAAGAGGCTCTTAGtgagtctctctctcaaagAGTCCCCCGTCACAGAGGAAGACCTGCAGAAGCAGGAAG GAACGtcagagaaggagaggcaggTGATGAAGAAGCTGAAAGACTTGGTGGATAAGCAGAAGGATGAAATCCGGGCTAAAGACCACGAGCTGACACTAAAAAACGAGGACGTTGAGGCG CTCCAGATGCAGCAGCATCGGCTGATAAGAATCAACCAGGACCTTCGTCACAGGATAGGAGTGATGGAGGCTCAGGGCAAGGCACTGATCCAGCAGAGGGCTGAGCTGGAAGCTGCAGCCCaggcacagcagcaggagctgggGGTTCTGCAGCTGGAGGTCACAAGGCTGAGAAAGGAGCTCCGGGGGTGGGAACTGGAGAGAGAGGTCACTGACATAGAAGAAACCTCTCTTACCAGATCTGGGATGTCATTACCTACATCACCACAGATGATG tcttcaacagcagcaccatCTAACTCCATCAAACCAGATTCAGTGTGGGTGGAGTGTGGAGGCGACCCTGACTTCCTAGCGAACTGCTTTGAGCATGACAAGAGCCCTTCCCTTCTCCCAAGGTCATCgaacagagaaaataatgaagaaGAGGGTGACAAAGATGAGGACACGACAGCATTGTTTCTG GTGTCAACTGATacagagccagaggaggagacagacagccTGGAGGAGGAGTCAGACAAACCTCGCTTCACCCTGCAGGAGCTGCGGGACGTCCTGCAGGAGAGGAATGAACTCAAGGCCCAAGTGTTCGTGCTACAGGAAGAGCTTGCATATTACCGAAg TGAGGAGTTTGAAGATGACGTCAGCTCCATTGTTTGtactccatctcctccaccgTACTCCAGTTGCACCGATCAGCCCGAATCAGGAATTAGACGGTT GATCTTCACTGCCATAATGCCGATGGTGGCAGCCGGTTTGATTGCAGACGACCCCACGTTGTTGCCAATCAGAAGACTTGTTTCCTTTGTATGA
- the mtrfr gene encoding mitochondrial translation release factor in rescue — protein sequence MFIHGATENQLCIFEMSFIRCMCSVSSLVIWRGSTSIYPLLRPLPPGFTCVLAAGKKDMIDLPVLNEDELEEQFVRGSGPGGQATNKTSNCVVLKHIPSGIVVKCHQTRSVDINRKRARDIMREKLDVVYKGELSEVLVKKKESELRKQEKRRKANDNLERKRLFKEALAADPKPGNDAV from the exons ATGTTCATTCACGGCGCCACCGAAAACCAGCTGTGTATTTTTGAGATGTCGTTCATCCGCTGTATGTGCAGTGTGTCCAGTCTGGTCATATGGAGAGGTTCTACCAGTATCTATCCACTGCTGAGACCGCTCCCGCCTGgatttacatgtgtgttggcAGCCGGTAAAAAGGACATGATAGATCTTCCTGTCCTGAATGAGGACGAACTTGAAGAGCAGTTTGTGAGAGGATCTGGACCCGGAGGACAGGCCACCAACAAAACCAGCAACTGTGTGGTGCTCAAGCACATCCCCAGTGGGATTGTTGTGAAG TGCCATCAAACCAGATCTGTGGATATCAATCGAAAGCGTGCTCGGGACATTATGAGAGAGAAACTTGATGTTGTATATAAAGGAGAGCTCAGTGAAGTTCTTGTAAAGAAGAAAGAATCTGAgctgaggaaacaagagaagaggaggaaggcaaATGATaatctggagagaaaaagactgTTTAAAGAAGCCCTGGCTGCAGACCCCAAACCTGGAAATGAcgctgtttaa